The nucleotide sequence TGTGGGCGGAAGAGAGTTCTCGAAGATTCGGGCCAGAGATTTTCGGATCGCCAGATCATCGCGGCCTTGGTAGGCAAGTTCAACCGGCGGCTGGCAGCCTGACGTCGCCAGTTCGTTGACGTCGAATTTCCGCCGTTCGTCGCCGTAGGCCGCCAGCCGCTCGGCGAGCGATTCCTGGTACTCGTCAATCTGGGCGTTGCTCTCCAAGACCGCTGGCCCGAGCAGATCGAGCCGCAGCCGCCAGAGCGCTTTGTCGGGCTGCAATCGGATTGCGGCGCCATAGTGCCTCTTGGCGTCCGCCAGGCGTCCGATCGACAAGAGCGCATGCCCCAGCCGATTGTGAAGCTCAATCGACTCGGGAAGAAACTCGAGCGCCCGCTCGAGCCCGGCGGCGGCGGCATCAAACTGCCGCAGCTTCATCCGAGCGGCGGCCAGATTGACGTGGGCTTCAAGGCAGTCGGGGGCAATTCGCAGCGCCCGCTCGTGGCAAGCGATCGCGGCCTCGAGCTGGCCGAGTTCCTGCAACAGGGCGCCGAGGTTTGTTTGAATTCGGTGATTGTCCGGAACGAGCGCGACGGCCTGCTCATAGTGCTGGCGTGCTTCGTCGAGCTGTCTTAAGCGCGCAAGCAGTGCAGCTAGCGCTTCGTGCGCCTCGACGCAATGCGGCTTGATTTCGACCGTCCGCTCGTAGCTTGCGATAGCCGCATGCCATTGGCCACGCCGCTCCAGCGCCTGCGCCAAGGCAAAGTGACCGGGGGCCCAATTTGGGCG is from Pirellulales bacterium and encodes:
- a CDS encoding tetratricopeptide repeat protein, giving the protein MSQIAANLATAAEETPSAEADDVKTVRGVLVSRPNWAPGHFALAQALERRGQWHAAIASYERTVEIKPHCVEAHEALAALLARLRQLDEARQHYEQAVALVPDNHRIQTNLGALLQELGQLEAAIACHERALRIAPDCLEAHVNLAAARMKLRQFDAAAAGLERALEFLPESIELHNRLGHALLSIGRLADAKRHYGAAIRLQPDKALWRLRLDLLGPAVLESNAQIDEYQESLAERLAAYGDERRKFDVNELATSGCQPPVELAYQGRDDLAIRKSLARIFENSLPPTPPKRGSGKPSLAFFVPKGSEGIFLRGMAGVLARLSPERFRTTVVCSPRGIAPIKAAVADSPIDYLPLSPTLRETIDNVRAERFDLAYFWEVGTDSMSYFLPFFRLAAVQSTSWGWPVTSGIAAMDYFISSDLLEPADAESHYSERLIRLKHIPNYYPRPTWPAPRANRDRFGLRPDQQVYVCAQNPWKIQPDFDFLAGEILRRDPRGVLLLVEARWPHV